One Malus domestica chromosome 11, GDT2T_hap1 genomic region harbors:
- the LOC139189519 gene encoding uncharacterized protein, with product MAGFGGGELRAPVFNGENFDFWLIKMKTIFRSHELWDLVENGYETPVKKEEELTKTEKKLMHENVVKDARALGIIQGAVSDQIFPRITTQESAKAAWDILKQEFVGDKQVRFVKLQGLRRDFEYTRMNDNDSLCVYIAKLFDLINQMKSYGEDLSNQTIVQKLLISLPKSYDSIAVVIKNTKDLDTIYAHDVVAILKGYEQRLDRHGESSIEKAFASLNIAPKSNRFNGQPNNSKHQKNFKPKGKQWGNKAECGNKASFPVKNDANNTGDKWKMKKISDEWYINSGCSNHMTSREDLLVDIDRNVKAKVQEENKVREICVPLIPSEFKETNVSEVEESTRISSPISCERSIAQGASVQIHLVDIEAFDSTPLKWRNLSEVYEHCNLCIVEPESFDEAAQDEAWKAAMQDEINMIEKNQTWNLVDRPFDKPVIRVKWIYKTKLNLDGSVQKHKARLVAKGYAQKPGVDYNETFALVARLDTIRTLIALVEKNNWQLFQLDVKSAFLNGVLQEEVYMDQPDGFNVKGEEDKVYKLHKALYGLKQAPRAWYNEIDAYFEEWFQEE from the exons ATGGCTGGATTTGGAGGAGGAGAACTGAGAGCACCAGTCTTCAATGGCGAGAATTTTGATTTCTGGTTAATCAAAATGAAGACCATTTTCCGTTCACACGAATTATGGGATCTGGTTGAAAATGGGTATGAAACTCCagtgaagaaggaggaagagctCACAAAGACGGAGAAGAAACTGATGCATGAGAATGTGGTCAAGGATGCTAGAGCACTCGGAATCATCCAAGGTGCCGTTTCAGATCAAATTTTCCCAAGGATCACAACCCAGGAAAGTGCAAAGGCTGCGTGGGACATTCTGAAACAAGAATTTGTTGGTGATAAGCAAGTAAGATTTGTGAAACTTCAAGGTCTTAGGCGAGATTTTGAATATACTCGTATGAATGATAATGATTCTCTGTGTGTGTATATTGCTAAACTGTTTGATctgattaatcaaatgaaaagctATGGTGAAGATTTGAGTAATCAAACAATTGTTCAGAAGTTGTTAATCAGTCTACCTAAGTCTTATGACAGTATTGCAGTTGTGATAAAGAATACTAAGGACTTAGACACCATATATGCACATGATGTTGTTGCTATCCTAAAGGGTTATGAACAACGACTTGATAGACATGGGGAAAGTAGTATAGAGAAAGCATTTGCTAGTTTGAATATTGCACCGAAATCAAATAGGTTTAATGGTCAGCCAAACAATAGCAAACACCAGAAGAATTTTAAGCCAAAAGGGAAACAGTGGGGAAACAAGGCTGAATGTGGAAATAAGGCTAGTTTTCCTGTGAAGAATGATGCTAATAACACTGGAGATAAGT ggaaaatgaagaagataagtgATGAATGGTACATAAATAGCGGATGTAGTAATCATATGACATCCAGGGAAGATTTGCTTGTTGACATTGACAGAAATGTGAAAGCCAAAGTTCAA GAAGAAAACAAAGTGAGAGAAATCTGTGTTCCTCTAATTCCATCTGAgtttaaagaaacaaatgtTAGTGAAGTTGAAGAGTCTACCAGGATATCATCTCCTATTTCTTGTGAAAGATCAATAGCTCAGGGTGCAAGTGTACAAATACATCTGGTGGATATTGAAGCATTTgattcaacacctttgaaatggAGAAATCTGAGTGAGGTATATGAACACTGCAATCTGTGCATTGTTGAACCTGAAAGCTTTGATGAGGCTGCACAAGATGAAGCATGGAAGGCTGCAATGCAAGATGAAATTAATATGATAGAGAAAAATCAGACCTGGAACTTGGTGGATAGACCATTTGACAAGCCAGTGATTAGAGTAAAATGGATATACAAGACAAAGCTGAACTTAGATGGATCTGTGCAGAAACACAAAGCAAGGTTAGTAGCCAAGGGATATGCACAAAAGCCTGGTGTGGATTACAATGAGACATTTGCTCTTGTTGCAAGGTTGGACACAATAAGAACATTGATTGCTCTAGTTGAAAAGAACAATTGGCAGCTATTTCAACTAGATGTTAAGTCTGCTTTCTTGAATGGTGTACTCCAAGAAGAGGTGTATATGGATCAACCAGATGGGTTTAATGTAAAAGGAGAAGAAGACAAGGTGTACAAGTTGCACAAAGCTTTGTATGGACTAAAACAAGCACCAAGGGCTTGGTACAATGAAATTGACGCTTATTTTGAAGAGTGGTTTCAAGAAGAGTGA